A single region of the Enterococcus mundtii genome encodes:
- a CDS encoding acyl-ACP thioesterase domain-containing protein yields the protein MAQKYTKKHEVSYYECDINKTMTFPSMLGVVIKTSEEQSDHLGRGTDFVSSFGLTWVITNYSMNINRLPHVGEKIDVTTQAMQYNKFFCYRNFWIHDEEGNELVEIESVFVLMDLVNRKMSSVNEEIIAPFESEKIKKIKRQEKIEPIESGLMLPYRVRFYDIDSNQHVNNAMYFNWIIDVLGYDFLTTHTPKHVLIRFDKEVEYGNEIESHYEQTVSGTEVKTRHEIRMQEQLYCAANILWEKNEETK from the coding sequence TTGGCACAAAAATATACAAAAAAACATGAAGTATCTTATTATGAATGTGATATCAACAAAACAATGACTTTTCCGTCCATGCTGGGTGTGGTCATCAAGACTTCGGAAGAACAAAGTGATCATTTAGGCCGAGGAACCGACTTTGTCAGTAGCTTTGGCTTGACTTGGGTAATCACGAACTATTCGATGAACATCAATCGCTTGCCTCATGTCGGTGAAAAAATCGATGTTACCACACAAGCGATGCAGTATAATAAATTCTTTTGTTATCGTAATTTTTGGATTCATGATGAGGAAGGAAATGAATTAGTTGAAATCGAATCAGTATTTGTTTTGATGGATCTAGTGAACCGTAAGATGAGTAGTGTGAATGAAGAAATCATTGCACCTTTTGAAAGTGAAAAAATCAAGAAAATCAAACGACAAGAAAAAATCGAGCCAATCGAATCAGGCTTGATGTTGCCATATCGTGTGCGATTTTATGATATTGACAGCAATCAACATGTGAACAATGCGATGTACTTCAACTGGATCATTGATGTTTTAGGTTACGATTTTTTGACAACACATACACCTAAACATGTGTTGATCCGTTTTGATAAAGAAGTTGAATATGGCAATGAGATCGAGAGTCATTATGAACAAACGGTGTCTGGAACAGAGGTAAAAACGAGACATGAGATCAGAATGCAAGAGCAACTTTATTGTGCAGCGAATATCTTATGGGAGAAAAATGAAGAAACAAAATAA
- a CDS encoding asparaginase, whose amino-acid sequence MKKILILHTGGTIAMKENSLTGGVSPDVANPLLDAEVTIPENVDLIMEDIFNLPSPHIMPKHMLQLKERINQAVLSDIQGVVITHGTDTLEETAFFLDSTIGDKLPIVLTGAMRSSNELGSDGLYNFESAIRVASCDEAKDKGVLVVMNDEIHSARYVTKTHTTNVATFRTPTLGPIGLITKNRILFMQELLEAQRLDIASVKGTIPIVKAYAGMQGDLLEALAHSKVDGLVIEALGAGNLPPQALTALKKLLIQKIPVVLVSRCFNGIAEPVYDYEGGGKELASMGVIFCNSINSQKARIKLLIAINGGLSEEQLIKFMTQ is encoded by the coding sequence ATGAAAAAAATTCTTATCTTACACACAGGCGGCACAATCGCCATGAAAGAAAATTCTTTAACAGGTGGTGTGAGTCCAGATGTGGCTAACCCACTATTAGATGCAGAAGTAACGATTCCAGAAAATGTTGATTTGATCATGGAAGATATCTTTAATCTTCCTTCCCCGCACATCATGCCTAAACATATGTTACAACTTAAAGAAAGAATCAATCAAGCCGTTCTTTCTGACATCCAAGGTGTCGTGATCACGCATGGGACAGATACGTTGGAAGAAACAGCATTTTTTCTAGACTCAACGATTGGTGATAAATTACCGATCGTCTTAACAGGAGCGATGCGTTCAAGTAATGAGTTAGGTAGCGATGGTCTATATAATTTTGAAAGTGCGATTCGGGTAGCAAGTTGTGATGAAGCAAAAGACAAAGGTGTTTTGGTCGTGATGAACGATGAGATCCACTCAGCACGCTATGTCACTAAAACCCACACGACTAATGTTGCTACTTTTCGTACTCCTACGTTAGGACCAATCGGTTTGATCACTAAAAATCGTATATTGTTTATGCAAGAATTACTTGAAGCGCAAAGACTAGATATCGCATCAGTCAAAGGAACGATCCCAATCGTCAAAGCCTATGCGGGTATGCAAGGTGATTTATTAGAAGCACTTGCCCATTCGAAAGTCGACGGTCTGGTCATTGAAGCTTTAGGCGCTGGGAACCTGCCTCCGCAGGCATTAACAGCATTAAAGAAACTCTTGATACAAAAAATACCAGTAGTCTTGGTTTCTCGTTGTTTCAACGGAATCGCTGAACCCGTCTATGATTACGAAGGTGGCGGAAAAGAACTCGCAAGTATGGGCGTTATTTTTTGTAATAGTATCAATAGCCAAAAAGCTAGAATAAAACTTTTGATTGCCATTAACGGTGGCTTGTCAGAAGAACAGTTGATCAAATTTATGACACAATAG
- a CDS encoding DUF72 domain-containing protein has translation MIKIGLTSFKEHEKLTGKKNNTLYDYASVLSLVELDTAYYGIPRKSSVEKWVNEVPASFRFVMKAYQGISGQGDWQKYYQSEEEMIERFLDVMAPMSESGKLFCFLVQFPASFKCTKENVAYLRKLRKWFNGYPVAIELRDYSWYSDQFLSRTRQFMTRAMFSLAIIDEPQLLNTTIPFDPYVTNTDFTLFRFHGRNEQGWQANDQDWRKKRTLYRYSEEELQELAAAIKKVDGATKHVGVIFNNNSGGDAAENALALQKILGIEPDELNPKQIDLF, from the coding sequence GTGATCAAAATTGGCTTGACTTCATTTAAAGAACATGAAAAATTAACAGGAAAAAAGAATAATACTCTTTACGATTATGCGAGTGTCCTTTCATTAGTCGAATTAGATACCGCCTATTATGGTATACCAAGAAAGTCATCTGTGGAGAAGTGGGTGAATGAAGTACCAGCATCTTTTCGCTTCGTGATGAAAGCTTACCAAGGAATCAGTGGTCAAGGCGACTGGCAGAAGTATTATCAATCCGAAGAAGAGATGATTGAACGCTTTTTAGATGTGATGGCACCGATGAGCGAGTCAGGTAAACTCTTTTGTTTTTTAGTTCAATTCCCTGCTTCATTTAAATGCACCAAAGAAAATGTTGCCTATTTAAGAAAACTAAGAAAATGGTTCAATGGCTATCCGGTAGCTATTGAGTTACGTGACTATTCTTGGTACAGCGACCAATTTCTGTCACGCACGAGACAGTTTATGACTCGTGCAATGTTTTCCTTAGCAATCATTGATGAACCACAATTATTGAATACGACGATTCCTTTCGATCCTTATGTGACAAATACGGATTTTACCCTTTTCCGTTTTCATGGAAGAAATGAGCAAGGTTGGCAAGCAAATGATCAGGATTGGCGTAAAAAAAGAACGTTGTATCGCTATTCTGAAGAAGAATTACAGGAATTAGCAGCAGCCATCAAAAAAGTAGACGGTGCAACAAAACATGTTGGGGTGATCTTCAATAATAACTCTGGTGGAGATGCGGCTGAAAATGCTTTGGCATTACAAAAAATCTTAGGGATCGAACCAGATGAGCTTAACCCAAAACAAATCGATTTGTTTTGA